Proteins encoded in a region of the Vicia villosa cultivar HV-30 ecotype Madison, WI linkage group LG5, Vvil1.0, whole genome shotgun sequence genome:
- the LOC131608048 gene encoding protein LURP-one-related 4-like translates to MAKVHPQEQESTTSSQSHDDQCVSNKRERYTVWMKSLVLHSNGCTVYDSNGNIVYRVDNYDKKGGREVNLMNLKGNVICTIRKRLLALGCWEGHKYCNNSDSRSQEEQPWFHVKRYLTGKTACGIKVGSQNLCIENISIGKSFGFRIINKNGQIIAEAKQKQSSSGIVLSNDVLTLDLEAGTDHSLIMALITVYGLICGKM, encoded by the coding sequence ATGGCCAAAGTTCATCCTCAAGAACAAGAATCCACAACATCTTCTCAGTCTCATGATGATCAGTGTGTCAGTAATAAGAGAGAAAGATATACAGTATGGATGAAATCACTTGTTCTTCACTCAAATGGTTGCACTGTGTATGATTCAAATGGTAACATAGTTTATAGAGTTGACAACTATGACAAAAAGGGTGGAAGAGAAGTTAATCTCATGAATCTAAAAGGAAATGTTATCTGCACCATCAGAAAAAGATTACTAGCTCTTGGATGTTGGGAAGGACACAAATACTGCAACAATTCCGATTCTAGAAGTCAGGAGGAGCAACCATGGTTTCATGTTAAAAGATATCTCACAGGGAAAACAGCTTGCGGGATTAAAGTTGGGTCCCAAAATTTGTGCATAGAAAATATCAGTATTGGAAAATCATTTGGTTTTCGAATAATAAACAAAAACGGACAAATCATAGCAGAGGCAAAGCAAAAACAGTCTTCTTCAGGGATTGTTCTGAGTAATGATGTTCTAACGTTGGATTTGGAAGCTGGGACAGATCATTCTCTTATAATGGCTTTGATTACAGTATACGGACTCATATGCGGAAAAATGTAG